One window of the Devosia sp. 2618 genome contains the following:
- a CDS encoding phage regulatory CII family protein has product MTLTSMFRRELKGVVKLAVVEAGGQENCANVSGRIVRAAAFSDYANPVVDDRHIPLDVAVELDAFNGNGRIIKAAARMLGFVLVRLPEVINSGTKLGRVTAQAMKECADVFSRLGEVLDDGVITEDELPDFEREVEEAIVKLLALKMQARAEVVHGDAS; this is encoded by the coding sequence ATGACCCTGACCAGCATGTTTCGTCGGGAACTCAAGGGCGTCGTCAAGCTGGCCGTGGTGGAAGCGGGTGGACAGGAAAACTGCGCCAACGTGTCCGGGCGCATCGTTCGCGCGGCGGCTTTCTCCGATTATGCCAATCCCGTTGTCGATGATCGGCATATCCCGCTCGATGTCGCCGTCGAGCTTGATGCGTTTAACGGCAATGGCCGGATCATCAAGGCCGCTGCGCGCATGCTCGGCTTCGTGCTGGTGCGTCTGCCCGAGGTCATCAATAGCGGGACCAAGCTTGGCCGCGTGACTGCGCAGGCCATGAAGGAATGCGCCGATGTGTTTTCACGGCTCGGCGAAGTGCTCGACGATGGCGTGATCACCGAGGACGAATTGCCGGACTTTGAGCGGGAAGTCGAGGAGGCCATCGTCAAGCTGCTCGCCCTCAAGATGCAGGCCCGCGCCGAAGTTGTGCATGGGGACGCGTCATGA
- a CDS encoding S24 family peptidase encodes MSDTLAARVQQRLSELHKSPRAASLETGLSDAFVLNILNGKSRSPRSDNLAKLAVVLNTTEAWLIHGGDDPTSNVRHDVFKPELITGNSLITNDRSLPIYPAAMGGDGHVVITFDPIEYVKRPAMLEHVKDGYGVYIVGESMIPAYKPGETALVHPRLPPARDTDVVLFHTPPDADAECMIKQLNGFNDEVWHLEQFRPAKTFDEFRKEWPICHRVVGKYNRR; translated from the coding sequence ATGAGTGACACCCTTGCCGCGCGCGTACAGCAACGCCTGTCCGAGCTTCACAAGTCCCCGCGAGCAGCCTCGCTTGAGACCGGGCTGAGTGACGCCTTTGTGTTGAATATCCTAAACGGCAAGTCCCGCTCACCGAGATCTGACAACCTCGCAAAGCTAGCCGTGGTGCTGAACACGACTGAGGCATGGCTTATTCACGGCGGCGACGACCCAACCTCAAACGTGCGCCATGATGTTTTCAAACCTGAACTCATCACGGGTAACTCACTAATCACCAATGACCGCAGCTTGCCGATCTATCCGGCCGCCATGGGCGGCGACGGACACGTGGTGATCACTTTCGATCCAATCGAATACGTGAAGCGACCGGCAATGCTTGAGCACGTGAAAGATGGATACGGCGTCTATATCGTCGGAGAATCTATGATCCCGGCTTACAAGCCAGGTGAGACGGCCCTAGTACACCCCCGCCTTCCACCTGCACGCGACACAGACGTGGTGCTTTTCCACACCCCGCCTGATGCTGACGCAGAATGCATGATCAAGCAGCTCAATGGCTTCAACGATGAAGTATGGCACCTGGAACAATTCAGACCGGCCAAAACCTTTGACGAGTTTCGTAAGGAATGGCCGATCTGCCATCGCGTTGTCGGCAAGTACAATCGTCGCTAA
- a CDS encoding DUF4326 domain-containing protein, translated as MPDRIQLSRQKGWRMPLNTISVARPGKFGNPFTVASLRETGIRLTEEQMRSRVVDSFRRWLEGSSRDWMGPESDAARAAMLAALSELRGKNLACWCKLHGQPCHADVLLEKANA; from the coding sequence ATGCCTGACCGTATCCAGCTATCCCGCCAGAAGGGCTGGCGCATGCCACTCAACACCATCAGCGTGGCTCGACCCGGCAAATTCGGCAATCCGTTCACAGTTGCCAGCCTCCGAGAAACTGGCATCCGGTTGACCGAAGAACAGATGCGCTCCCGCGTCGTCGATAGCTTCCGCCGCTGGCTGGAAGGGAGTTCGCGCGACTGGATGGGGCCAGAGAGTGACGCTGCCCGCGCAGCCATGCTCGCCGCCCTCTCCGAGCTGCGCGGCAAGAACCTCGCCTGTTGGTGCAAACTGCACGGCCAGCCTTGCCATGCCGATGTTTTGTTGGAGAAGGCAAATGCATGA
- a CDS encoding site-specific integrase: MEAQLEEDKRAKGLIKDTDRHGNDRWYFRRKGMPKVRLREAYGSDGFWEEYSAAVLGVPYIKGGAKPKPIRIGAKATPGTFRHLVEQYMARAVINQAPHTRSRKRLVLDEICLETCLSKSGETTTGEFAYRKMEPRHIAIIRDQKPGRPAAANNRLKIVSAMFEWAIVPEVALATFNPARGVRKLEESRDGHHTLTEQELAAYESHHPLGTKARLAFAIFRYTGLRVCDAAVFGRQHLYLNRLNDGTEEVRFRITPKKTSKSTAVVVDMQVLPPLADAIAALPLNDLTFLTTEWGKPFSEKGLGNKMRDWFDEAKLFHCSSHGIRKADATIAAENGATGHQLMGMMGWTTLKQAEIYTRKAERKKLATSGAPHLLKRG, translated from the coding sequence ATGGAAGCTCAATTGGAAGAAGACAAGCGCGCCAAGGGGCTGATCAAGGATACTGATCGCCATGGCAATGACCGCTGGTATTTCCGGCGCAAAGGCATGCCGAAAGTGCGCTTGCGTGAAGCCTATGGCTCAGATGGCTTCTGGGAAGAATACTCGGCCGCCGTGCTCGGCGTCCCATATATCAAAGGCGGCGCCAAGCCGAAGCCGATCAGGATTGGCGCCAAGGCTACGCCCGGAACCTTCCGCCATCTCGTTGAGCAATATATGGCGCGCGCGGTTATCAACCAGGCGCCGCACACCAGATCGCGCAAGCGCCTCGTGCTTGATGAAATCTGCCTAGAAACCTGCCTCAGCAAATCCGGTGAAACCACCACTGGCGAGTTCGCCTATCGCAAGATGGAACCGCGCCATATCGCCATCATCCGCGACCAGAAGCCCGGACGCCCAGCAGCTGCGAACAATCGGCTAAAGATCGTCTCCGCGATGTTTGAATGGGCCATCGTGCCAGAGGTGGCCTTGGCCACGTTCAATCCCGCGCGAGGCGTCAGGAAGCTGGAAGAAAGCAGAGACGGTCATCACACCCTCACCGAGCAGGAACTGGCCGCCTACGAATCCCACCATCCCCTTGGCACCAAAGCACGGCTGGCCTTTGCGATCTTCCGTTACACTGGCCTGCGGGTCTGCGACGCTGCCGTGTTCGGCCGCCAGCACCTCTACCTCAACAGGCTCAATGACGGGACGGAAGAAGTTCGCTTCCGCATCACGCCTAAGAAAACCAGCAAGTCCACTGCCGTCGTGGTCGACATGCAGGTTCTGCCCCCGCTGGCCGACGCCATTGCGGCACTACCATTGAACGATCTGACGTTCCTCACGACAGAATGGGGCAAGCCATTCAGCGAAAAGGGCCTCGGCAACAAGATGCGGGATTGGTTCGATGAGGCCAAACTATTCCATTGCTCATCGCATGGCATCCGCAAGGCAGACGCAACGATCGCAGCAGAAAACGGCGCAACCGGACATCAGCTCATGGGAATGATGGGCTGGACGACGCTGAAACAGGCCGAAATTTATACCCGAAAAGCCGAGCGAAAGAAGCTCGCGACCTCTGGCGCACCCCACCTGCTCAAGCGCGGCTGA
- a CDS encoding benzoate/H(+) symporter BenE family transporter, translating to MSEQTLSGGGRRDYLQPVMAGALAAIVGYASTFTLVLAALTAAGASPQQAGSGLMSVCIAIGILNIVVSWRVRLPVSFAWSTPGVAFLLTVGEPVGGFPAVAGAFLVAAGLILLTGLIKPLAKLIGAIPAPIANAMLAGMLLTLCLAPITAVGEMPALALPIVLAWAIGMRFARRYAVPIAVVVTGILLATTTHLPPGALDGTWPSFVPVMPVFTLDAIIRIGLPLYIVTMASQNLPGLAVMKANGFVLAPAPLFIVTGIASGATALFGGHTSNLAAITAAICAGPEAHPDKSKRWPAPISAGVVYLLLAPAASLAAAFIAASPPLLIQAVAGLALLSSLAAALSGALAAEETRLPAVLTFVTTASGITIIGVGAPFWGLVAGIGMMVLLSAGLKPVRDITGK from the coding sequence GTGAGCGAACAAACTTTGTCCGGCGGGGGCCGGCGCGACTATTTGCAGCCGGTGATGGCAGGGGCGCTGGCGGCCATTGTTGGTTATGCGAGTACGTTCACGCTGGTGCTGGCGGCGCTGACGGCGGCGGGGGCTTCGCCGCAACAGGCCGGCTCGGGGCTGATGTCGGTGTGTATCGCCATCGGCATTCTCAATATTGTGGTGAGCTGGCGGGTGCGGCTGCCGGTGAGTTTTGCCTGGTCGACACCGGGTGTGGCGTTCTTGCTAACGGTCGGGGAGCCGGTGGGCGGCTTTCCGGCGGTGGCGGGCGCGTTCCTCGTAGCGGCGGGGCTGATCCTTCTTACCGGGCTCATCAAGCCGCTGGCCAAACTGATTGGGGCCATCCCTGCCCCGATTGCCAATGCCATGCTGGCGGGCATGCTGCTGACGCTGTGCCTCGCGCCGATTACGGCAGTTGGGGAAATGCCAGCGCTGGCGCTGCCGATCGTTTTGGCCTGGGCCATCGGGATGCGGTTTGCGCGACGCTATGCGGTCCCGATTGCCGTGGTGGTGACCGGGATTTTGCTGGCGACGACGACTCACCTGCCGCCCGGTGCGCTGGACGGAACGTGGCCAAGCTTTGTGCCGGTGATGCCGGTGTTTACGCTGGACGCGATCATCCGCATCGGGCTGCCACTCTATATAGTGACCATGGCATCGCAGAATCTGCCGGGGCTGGCGGTGATGAAGGCCAACGGATTTGTGCTGGCCCCTGCTCCGCTATTTATCGTGACCGGCATCGCCAGCGGCGCGACGGCGCTGTTTGGCGGGCATACCAGCAATCTGGCGGCGATCACGGCGGCGATTTGCGCCGGGCCTGAGGCGCATCCGGACAAGAGCAAGCGTTGGCCTGCGCCAATTTCAGCGGGCGTGGTTTACCTTCTGCTGGCGCCAGCAGCGAGCCTGGCGGCAGCTTTCATCGCTGCATCGCCACCACTGCTGATTCAGGCGGTGGCGGGGCTGGCGCTGTTGTCGAGTCTGGCAGCGGCTTTGTCGGGCGCGCTGGCGGCTGAGGAGACGCGGTTGCCCGCCGTGCTGACCTTTGTAACGACGGCCTCGGGCATTACCATTATTGGCGTGGGCGCACCGTTCTGGGGGCTGGTGGCGGGAATCGGCATGATGGTGCTGCTGAGCGCCGGGCTGAAACCCGTTCGCGACATTACCGGGAAATGA
- a CDS encoding molybdenum cofactor guanylyltransferase — translation MSLPHAVIIAGGKGERLGGVRKADLRIGGRRLLDRVIESLGAVAAPLMLSTGPTLSISSDCVSVADLNADVGGPLAGLAAAVAHLDREGVSKGLLVSVAVDTPFLPRDFVAQMKDRLGDSAAAFAAWEDDFYPPNAIWRIEALTDLPERVRRGKAPNSLKALQVGLFARRIDWTEAGGENPFRNINTIADLLSLGKTLRG, via the coding sequence ATGAGCCTGCCCCACGCCGTCATCATTGCCGGCGGCAAGGGCGAACGGCTGGGCGGTGTGCGCAAGGCGGATTTGCGAATCGGCGGTCGACGGTTGCTGGATCGGGTGATCGAATCGCTTGGGGCCGTGGCAGCGCCATTGATGCTGTCGACGGGGCCGACGCTGTCGATCAGCAGCGATTGTGTGAGTGTGGCGGACCTCAACGCTGACGTGGGCGGGCCTTTGGCCGGCTTGGCGGCGGCGGTGGCGCATTTGGACAGGGAGGGCGTTAGCAAGGGGCTGCTGGTTTCGGTGGCTGTTGATACGCCGTTTCTGCCGCGGGACTTCGTGGCGCAGATGAAAGATCGGCTTGGTGATTCCGCTGCAGCGTTTGCGGCATGGGAGGACGACTTTTATCCGCCCAATGCGATCTGGCGGATCGAGGCGCTGACTGACCTTCCGGAACGTGTGAGGCGCGGGAAGGCTCCGAACAGCCTTAAAGCCTTGCAGGTCGGGCTTTTTGCGCGGCGGATCGACTGGACAGAGGCCGGTGGCGAGAACCCATTTCGCAATATCAATACGATTGCCGACCTCTTGAGCCTGGGGAAAACTCTGCGCGGCTGA
- the treY gene encoding malto-oligosyltrehalose synthase: MTVPRATYRLQLNQHFTFADAKALVPYLNALGISHAYLSPILKAQPGSTHGYDTVDHTQINPELGTLDDFRALAHVLKQHGMGIILDFVPNHMGVGGADNTLWLDVLKHGSASQYADWFDIDWNAARPGMQGKILVPFLGESYAEALVTGSLRLKPDGDGFAVWAYDTHKLPIRDEDAAKLSLDAIAAHTGIPGNAESWSALDALIANQHWRIAHFTVASDEINYRRFFINSELAGIRIERPEVFDHAHSLIFALIGEGHVDGLRIDHVDGLLDPTAYLQTLRARSPRPIYLAVEKILAPHEQLRAEWPVEGTTGYEVGAMLTRVLVRPEAEHKLSTAYADFIGPVTSPAEEEFRCKLRIMDNELSAELTTLTRQVAAIAWSSKFTADLTEAALRRALREIIAHLSVYRTYADEKGMSPRDHREIALAIAKALLTRPHTPAAVFDFVAALLCGNLPPAYDVAAITAAIGRFQQYTGPVMAKGLEDTALYRYNRLVALNEVGAHPDRFSTSIAAFHDSNRRRLKTHPHSMLATSTHDTKHGEDLRAIIAAIGDEPQIWHAATRAWQAMLPPHAIAASDLYLLLQLMLGGWLINGDLTNFANRLKAAMTKSAREARQHSDWAVINAEYEGKVSDLIDDLLANPEFLASFHSVHEPLVAIGRRKALIQLGLKLTMPGVPDIYRGAEDWEQSFVDPDNRRSLDFTRLAKALAAPFEGRDDKMILTQTLLQLRRRLPSLFSEGNYEAIDLGPDLLAFRRTHNGDSLTLVADLSRGHTSSLPIQRASPATTIYGSAAGPLWIGMS, from the coding sequence ATGACTGTGCCGCGCGCCACCTACCGCTTGCAGCTCAACCAGCATTTCACCTTCGCTGACGCCAAGGCCCTTGTGCCCTATCTGAACGCCCTGGGCATCAGCCACGCCTACCTCTCGCCCATCCTCAAGGCACAGCCCGGCAGCACGCATGGCTATGACACGGTCGATCACACCCAGATCAATCCCGAGCTCGGCACGCTCGATGATTTCCGCGCGCTGGCCCACGTGCTCAAGCAGCACGGCATGGGCATCATCCTCGATTTCGTGCCCAACCATATGGGCGTCGGCGGCGCCGACAACACGCTCTGGCTCGACGTTCTCAAGCACGGCTCGGCCAGCCAATATGCCGACTGGTTCGATATCGACTGGAATGCCGCGCGCCCCGGCATGCAGGGCAAAATTCTGGTGCCCTTCCTCGGCGAAAGCTACGCCGAGGCTCTGGTAACCGGTTCGTTACGCCTCAAGCCCGATGGCGACGGCTTTGCCGTATGGGCCTACGACACCCACAAACTGCCCATCCGCGACGAAGACGCCGCCAAGCTGTCGCTCGACGCCATCGCCGCCCACACCGGCATTCCAGGCAATGCCGAAAGCTGGTCGGCACTCGATGCCCTTATCGCCAACCAGCACTGGCGCATCGCCCACTTCACCGTCGCCTCCGACGAAATCAACTACCGTCGCTTCTTCATCAATAGCGAACTGGCCGGCATCCGCATCGAACGCCCCGAGGTTTTCGACCACGCCCACAGCCTGATTTTCGCGTTGATCGGCGAGGGCCACGTCGACGGCCTCCGCATCGATCACGTCGATGGCCTGCTCGACCCTACAGCCTACCTGCAAACCCTGCGTGCCAGGTCGCCACGCCCGATCTATCTGGCCGTCGAAAAAATCCTCGCCCCGCACGAACAACTCCGCGCCGAATGGCCGGTCGAGGGTACCACTGGCTACGAAGTCGGGGCCATGCTCACCCGCGTGCTCGTGCGCCCCGAAGCCGAGCACAAACTCAGCACCGCCTATGCCGATTTCATCGGCCCCGTCACCTCGCCAGCCGAAGAAGAATTCCGCTGCAAACTCCGCATCATGGACAACGAACTATCCGCCGAACTGACCACGCTAACGCGCCAAGTCGCCGCTATCGCCTGGTCATCCAAATTCACAGCCGACCTCACCGAAGCCGCCCTCCGCCGCGCCCTGCGCGAAATCATCGCCCACCTGAGCGTCTACCGCACCTATGCCGACGAAAAGGGCATGTCGCCGCGCGACCATCGCGAAATCGCCCTCGCCATAGCCAAAGCTCTGCTCACGCGCCCGCACACCCCAGCCGCCGTGTTCGATTTCGTCGCGGCGCTCCTATGCGGAAATCTGCCACCGGCCTACGACGTCGCTGCCATCACCGCCGCCATCGGCCGCTTCCAGCAATATACCGGCCCAGTCATGGCCAAGGGCCTCGAGGACACCGCCCTCTATCGCTACAACCGCCTTGTCGCGCTCAACGAAGTCGGCGCGCATCCGGATCGCTTCAGCACCTCCATCGCCGCCTTCCACGACAGCAATCGACGCCGCCTCAAGACCCATCCGCACAGCATGCTCGCCACTTCGACGCACGACACCAAGCACGGCGAAGACCTCCGCGCCATCATCGCCGCCATCGGTGACGAACCCCAAATCTGGCACGCAGCCACACGGGCATGGCAAGCCATGCTTCCCCCGCACGCCATCGCCGCCAGCGATCTCTATCTGTTGCTGCAACTCATGCTGGGTGGGTGGCTGATCAACGGCGATCTCACAAATTTCGCCAACCGACTCAAAGCCGCCATGACCAAGTCTGCCCGCGAAGCCCGCCAACACAGCGATTGGGCCGTCATCAATGCCGAATACGAGGGCAAGGTTTCCGATCTAATAGACGACCTGCTGGCCAACCCCGAATTTCTCGCCAGCTTCCACAGCGTCCACGAACCGCTCGTCGCGATCGGCCGCCGCAAGGCGCTGATCCAGCTCGGCCTCAAACTCACCATGCCCGGCGTACCCGACATTTATCGCGGCGCCGAAGACTGGGAACAAAGCTTCGTCGATCCGGACAATCGCCGTTCGCTCGATTTCACCAGGCTCGCCAAGGCCTTGGCAGCACCCTTCGAGGGCCGCGATGACAAAATGATTCTGACCCAAACCCTGCTGCAACTGCGCCGCCGCCTGCCGAGTCTCTTCTCTGAGGGAAATTACGAGGCGATTGACCTGGGCCCCGACCTGCTGGCCTTCCGCCGCACCCATAATGGCGACAGCCTTACCCTGGTCGCCGATCTGTCGCGCGGCCACACATCCAGCCTGCCCATACAGCGCGCCAGTCCCGCCACCACCATCTATGGTTCGGCCGCCGGGCCGCTCTGGATCGGCATGTCCTGA